The sequence GGACCACAGCGACTACTCTGGCGCTTCTTTGGAGCTGCTATCAGGTCTGTTAGCTAGTTTTTCTTATACATTATTATGCTGCAACGCAGCGACAGGAGCTAACGCGTTTTTTGTTCGGGATGAATATCTATCATACTTCCCAGAGGCGCCAAAAAATATTGACGATATTTTCGTCCCGGCCAACTATCAGCTTTTTAAACAGGGTCACCGCCCGTCGCCAAAAACCATTGAGCGAATGCTCATTATGGGCGCGTCTTCGTGCGGCGGCGCAACCCCCGTGATTGCTGAAAAGCAAGCTCGTCAATACGTAGACTGAATGCACACGAGGCAGTTTCTCGCCTCTCCTTGTTCGAAATTATCGATCTTTCAGCCAAGCGATGCGTATTAGAACAAACGTAGAACTCGTCGATTTGGCGACGAGCAGCGCCACGCCTTACCTCGTGGTTCGCCCGATGGCTTCGAATGTCTCTGTCGCTGCGACTCGGGATCGAAAAGCCCTCTCGGCTATAGGTAAAAGTAGTGACCAACGGAGGCTCGACCAGCGATGCTTTCTAAGACAACTTGGCACACAGTAATTTTAAGTCGCCTGGTCGGCATTATTGATTACCCTCTCTATTGGGCACGAACTCCTAACTTTATTGTTTTATCACACTTGTTTGGCGTAAAATCGATTGATTTACGGATCCCTTCGTCCTTATCGGCGGACAATCCAAGTATAATTTCTACTGCATCAGGATGGATTGCAATTGTAAGGACACATAATTGGATAACAAGTTGTTGCGGCCGGTTTATCGGCTTTCGTGGATCGGATTTGCGCAATGAAAACTGGCTTCTCACTCTTAATGACAATCTAGAAGTCATCGAACGGTTAAAACTTCATGATTTATCCGATTATACAACAACAACTGATGACCATCCGGCACGGAATGGCATTGAGGATGCTCGATTAAGCGAAATAGACGGGGAGGTCTATGTAACTGGAAGCGCTCATAATACCGTGACTGGTCGCTGCACGATGACAATGTCGCGCGTCGTCGGAGATCGACTGGCGGATGTGACATTCCTCAGGTCCCCGTTCCAATGTGCGCAAGAAAAAAATTGGATGCCTGTCGATATTGATGGCGTTATGAATGCGATCTATCGCGTCAGCCCATTCTGTCTATTGCGATTGGAAGGCGAGGCTAAAGTCGTCATCGAAAGCAAAGGTAAGCCACATTTGCGGGCGTATAATGGATCGTCACAACTTGTGCCCTTCGGCGAAGGCTGGCTGTGCCTGCTTCATCGTCGTATTAATGTAACACGAAGAAGCTTTCGTTCAAAGCGAACTAGCGCATCTGGGATATTCTATGTCCACCGCTTTATTCATTTTGATAGATCGTGGGAGATCGTCTCGGAATCCGGAGATTTCTTTTTTGAAAAAAGAGGTCTTGAATTCTGCGCCGGGCTCGCTCGGAAGGGTGATCGCTTCGTTGTTTCGTATGGCCTGAATGCTAGCGCGGCGAAGTTGATCGAACTCTGCAAATTTCAAATTGAAAGCTTACTCTCTGATCCTGCTCCATAAGAGTTCGTCCATGAACGAAAACTGAACTCGTGCCCGCAGACACCACACACGCAGAAAGTGATGATCTTGCAACCGAGATCCCGGCCTTTGCAAAGATCGTCGACACTCGAAGTCGTGCTCATCCCGGCAATATCGCTCCTCGTATCGAGCAACCATGTAAGTCTCGCGCCGTTTGCACCAGAGCGGCTGACCGTAGCATTATCCAGCCGAACGGGATTGCTGAGTGTCGGCCGGCGGATCATGCTAGGTCCCAGGGATTGATTATCGACGCCCCGGTGTCGTCGAAGTCGGCGATATTCCGGGTAACGACGATGAGATCGTGAACGATCGCCGTCGCAGCAATCAATCCGTCTACATCGCCCCGCGGCCGAATTGCCGCGATCCGGCCCCATTCGACGGCGATCTGGTCGGTGATCGGCAGGATGCGATCGGCATGGTCGCTTCGCAGCTTGCGTAGCCATTCGGCGAGATGTCCGGCGGCTTTGGGGTCCGACTTCTGCTTCAGCGCGATCCCCCGCATGATCTCACCAAGCGTCAGGACGCTCAGATATACGCCGAGCGGATCGACGGAGCGTAGCCACGAGATCGCCTGTGGCGCGCCGCGCCGGGCCTCGGAAACGACATTTGTGTCGACCAGATACATCAGAAAGCAGGACTGCGGCTCTGCGTCTTTGCGCGTTGCACGACCGCCTCGGCGAACTCGCCGTCCCAGCTCGGGCCAGTGAACAGGTCGTCGACCAACGACGGCCTGCCGGGGCGCAACGCGTCATAGTCGCGCGTCGACAGCACGACGACCGCGCGTTCACCGCGCAAAGTGACGGTCTGCGGGCCTTCCTCGCGCGCCTTCT comes from Methylosinus sp. H3A and encodes:
- a CDS encoding type II toxin-antitoxin system Phd/YefM family antitoxin, with the translated sequence MEWSLQDAKNQFSKVVQKAREEGPQTVTLRGERAVVVLSTRDYDALRPGRPSLVDDLFTGPSWDGEFAEAVVQRAKTQSRSPAF
- a CDS encoding type II toxin-antitoxin system VapC family toxin: MYLVDTNVVSEARRGAPQAISWLRSVDPLGVYLSVLTLGEIMRGIALKQKSDPKAAGHLAEWLRKLRSDHADRILPITDQIAVEWGRIAAIRPRGDVDGLIAATAIVHDLIVVTRNIADFDDTGASIINPWDLA